One window of the Perca fluviatilis chromosome 5, GENO_Pfluv_1.0, whole genome shotgun sequence genome contains the following:
- the aurkaip1 gene encoding aurora kinase A-interacting protein, whose translation MFTSKIVPRLLRRATCALQAHGEILNGCVQPVLPAYCSSLRQKQRKYSTAADNTSPPRWVQLEPELDEALVPRKLSVSPLESWLSLRYSLPPLLEAPQPQEDAGLLEEKLLPPISVPVLEDGEGSATPLSCKNVLEIRRRKMNRHKYRKLLKRTKFLRRRVLEGRGKKKQKRFEEDLKRIWTRAGLKKAPEGWNAPKIFIKQHGNKRE comes from the exons ATGTTTACTTCAAAGATTGTCCCCCGTCTATTACGTAGAGCGACGT GTGCACTTCAAGCCCATGGAGAGATTTTGAATGGATGTGTACAGCCGGTTCTTCCTGCTTACTGCTCTTCGCTACGACAAAAACAGAGAAAGTACTCAACAGCAGCAGACAACACATCTCCTCCTCGATGGGTACAGCTCGAGCCCGAATTGGACGAGGCTCTTGTGCCGCGTAAGTTGTCAGTGAGTCCCCTGGAGAGCTGGCTCTCCCTGCGctactccctccctcccctgctGGAGGCCCCTCAGCCGCAGGAGGACGCAGGGCTGCTGGAAGAGAAGCTGCTGCCTCCAATCTCTGTCCCTGTTTTGGAGGATGGGGAGGGTTCAGCAACACCCCTTAGTTGTAAGAATGTTTTGGAGATCCGGCGGAGGAAGATGAACCGGCATAAATACAGGAAGCTGCTAAAAAGGACTAAATTCTTGAGGAGGAGAGTGCTGGAGGGCAGGGGGAAGAAGAAGCAG AAACGATTTGAGGAGGATCTGAAGAGGATTTGGACACGAGCTGGACTGAAGAAGGCTCCGGAGGGATGGAATGCACCTAAGATTTTCATTAAACAGCATGGAAACAAAAGGGAATGA
- the LOC120559133 gene encoding matrix remodeling-associated protein 8-like, translating into MQLVMTLLQIVAVLFLPGAWGQSGGSALGVVVEAKNITLPAGSKAVLPCHSPRMVWTQDRLKDRQRVVHWDLVRSSPEYSVERVLDMSPGARQRVYNGFNKGRISIPGSAFNDGNFSLIINNVVSTDKGVYTCNLHHHYCQIHQSIQIQLNVTKSVRKEKRYWDGEKTVFVVLLGKSVVLPCVNRRSLWREGLQEDQQQVAHWDFQPPGVRPDRADRLVDLYASGERRDYGPRFGQSKMSVEEDAFTLGDFSLSIAGLMPDDKGLYSCHLHHHYCGLYERRIFRLTVGPPLPSAPTTAPRIFKNDLPEPRTEVVEGPRVVNVILPEQRGYFVQHLGYFLATFLLLAFIVVVVIVLTRRRKNRGLEYDLRRSDRGNVISGGEMSLDCTELRPCNQDPLNSDYKNNLLKERDMTKDCNRDFDGKLWK; encoded by the exons ATGCAGCTCGTCATGACTCTCCTTCAGA TTgttgctgtgcttttcctgccaGGAG CATGGGGTCAGAGCGGCGGCAGCGCACTTGGTGTGGTGGTGGAGGCCAAGAACATCACGCTCCCTGCAGGGTCTAAGGCCGTTCTGCCCTGCCACAGCCCCCGCATGGTGTGGACCCAGGACAGACTGAAGGACCGTCAGAGGGTGGTGCACTGGGACTTGGTGCGCAGCAGCCCAGAGTACTCTGTGGAGCGAGTCCTGGACATGTCCCCCGGAGCCCGTCAGAGGGTCTACAATGGCTTCAACAAGGGACGCATTTCCATCCCAGGCTCTGCTTTCAATGATGGCAACTTCTCTCTCATCATCAACA ATGTGGTCTCGACTGACAAAGGAGTTTATACTTGTAATCTGCACCATCACTACTGCCAGATTCACCAGTCCATTCAGATCCAACTCAATGTCACTAAGTCAG TTCGAAAGGAGAAACGTTACTGGGATGGAGAGAAGACTGTGTTTGTTGTCTTGTTGGGCAAGTCAGTGGTATTGCCTTGTGTGAACCGGCGCTCCCTGTGGAGAGAGGGCCTGCAGGAGGACCAGCAGCAGGTGGCTCACTGGGACTTCCAGCCCCCTGGAGTGCGTCCTGATAGGGCTGACCGTCTGGTGGACCTCTATGCTTCCGGAGAGCGCCGGGATTATGGACCACGCTTTGGACAGAGCAAGATGAGCGTGGAGGAGGATGCTTTCACTTTAGGGGACTTCTCACTCTCCATTGCTGGATTGATGCCTGATGATAAAGGCCTGTACTCCTGCCACCTGCATCACCACTACTGTGGTCTGTATGAGAGACGCATCTTCAGGCTCACTGTGGGACCTCCACTTCCATCCGCCCCCACTACAGCACCCAGAATTTTCAAGAATGATTTGCCAGAGCCAA GGACTGAAGTGGTGGAGGGTCCACGCGTGGTGAATGTCATCCTCCCTGAGCAGCGAGGTTATTTCGTGCAGCATTTGGGCTACTTCCTGGCAACATTCTTACTGCTGGCGTTCATCGTTGTCGTTGTCATTGTGCTTACTCGGCGACGCAAGAATAGag gTCTGGAGTATGACCTGCGTCGATCCGATCG TGGGAATGTGATCAGTGGAGGTGAAATGTCATTAGACTGCACAGAGCTGAGGCCCTGTAACCAAGACCCTCTGAATTCAG ACTACAAAAACAACCtactgaaagagagagatatgACCAAAGACTGCAATAGGG ACTTTGATGGGAAGCTGTGGAAGTGA